In one Methylobacterium sp. SyP6R genomic region, the following are encoded:
- a CDS encoding GntR family transcriptional regulator → MNAQRPRPATDGFARVPKDTFRSRIADSLRNAILGGDIAPGSQLVETALAEQFGVSRGPLREAIRQLIEEGILETVPYTGTYVIDISVKDVDEIYSIRRNLETFAFELVWDRRGAAFRNELHRRHEALTATIDAGDDKASILAELSFHGAVYEATGHSFLLHVWHGLRGRLQLYWAAHHRAHGLRGPRRDGHDTYLRLALGDDWEAMRGEIESHMRRGAEQTKAFLDERERRQEARP, encoded by the coding sequence ATGAACGCCCAGCGCCCGAGACCCGCGACCGACGGCTTTGCCCGCGTCCCCAAGGACACGTTCCGAAGCCGCATCGCCGACAGCCTCCGGAACGCGATTCTCGGCGGCGACATCGCGCCCGGCTCGCAGCTCGTCGAGACGGCGCTCGCGGAGCAGTTCGGCGTGAGCCGCGGCCCGTTGCGCGAGGCGATCCGGCAGCTGATCGAGGAAGGCATTCTCGAGACGGTTCCCTACACGGGGACCTACGTCATCGACATCTCGGTCAAGGACGTCGACGAGATCTACTCGATCCGCCGCAACCTGGAGACTTTCGCGTTCGAGCTGGTCTGGGACCGGCGGGGCGCGGCGTTTCGGAACGAACTGCATCGCCGGCACGAGGCCCTCACGGCGACGATCGATGCGGGCGACGACAAGGCCAGCATCCTCGCCGAGCTGAGCTTTCACGGCGCGGTCTACGAGGCGACCGGGCATTCCTTCCTGCTGCACGTCTGGCATGGTCTGCGCGGCCGGCTGCAGCTCTACTGGGCGGCCCATCACCGCGCCCACGGGCTGCGCGGGCCCCGTCGCGACGGGCACGACACCTATCTGCGCCTCGCCCTCGGCGACGACTGGGAGGCGATGCGCGGCGAGATCGAGAGCCACATGCGTCGCGGCGCCGAGCAGACCAAGGCCTTCCTCGACGAGCGCGAGCGCCGGCAGGAGGCGCGCCCGTGA
- a CDS encoding acyl-CoA thioesterase: MPSTPPEAAAWGPPVIRTIAMPADTNPAGDIFGGWLMAQMDLAAGNVAARRARGRCATIAVEGMTFLQPVVVGDEVSLYAKIVSVGRSSIRIQIEAWRRARESEETIKVTQALFTFVAIDESRRPRPVPPEAASEAPGPA; encoded by the coding sequence ATGCCCAGCACTCCGCCCGAAGCCGCCGCCTGGGGTCCCCCGGTGATCCGCACCATCGCCATGCCGGCCGATACCAACCCGGCCGGCGACATCTTCGGCGGCTGGCTCATGGCGCAGATGGATCTCGCCGCCGGCAACGTGGCGGCCCGCCGGGCGCGGGGGCGCTGCGCCACCATCGCCGTCGAGGGCATGACCTTCCTGCAGCCGGTCGTCGTCGGCGACGAGGTCAGTCTCTACGCGAAGATCGTTTCGGTGGGCCGCTCTTCGATCCGCATCCAGATCGAGGCCTGGCGCCGCGCCCGGGAGAGCGAGGAAACCATCAAGGTCACCCAGGCGCTGTTCACCTTCGTGGCGATCGACGAATCCCGGCGCCCGCGCCCGGTGCCGCCGGAGGCCGCGTCCGAGGCGCCGGGTCCGGCGTGA
- a CDS encoding phosphogluconate dehydrogenase C-terminal domain-containing protein has protein sequence MSETIALFGAGGKMGMRLARNLVTSEFRIAPVEVGEAGRRRLKSELGLDCVEADAALDGAEVVILAVPDTLIGRVSHALSPKLKSGTMVVILDAAAPFAGHLPERPDLTYFVTHPCHPPIFNDETTEEGRRDHFGGIAAKQSIVSALMQGPEEAYALGERVAKAIWAPILRSHRVTVEQLAMLEPGLSETVCATLLAVMREAMDETVRRGVPETCARDFLLGHLNILAAVTFKEIDGVFSDACNKAIQFGKPRLLRDDWLGCLDEHEITESIRRIT, from the coding sequence ATGTCCGAGACGATCGCCCTGTTCGGAGCCGGGGGGAAGATGGGAATGCGGCTTGCCCGCAACCTCGTGACATCCGAGTTCCGGATCGCTCCCGTGGAAGTCGGCGAGGCCGGGCGCCGGCGGCTCAAGAGCGAGCTCGGCCTCGACTGCGTCGAGGCGGACGCCGCCCTCGACGGAGCCGAGGTGGTGATCCTGGCGGTGCCCGACACGCTGATCGGCCGGGTTTCCCACGCCCTGTCGCCGAAGCTGAAATCCGGCACGATGGTGGTGATCCTCGATGCGGCGGCGCCCTTCGCCGGCCACCTGCCCGAGCGGCCGGACCTCACCTACTTCGTCACCCATCCCTGCCACCCCCCGATCTTCAACGACGAGACGACGGAGGAGGGGCGGCGCGACCATTTCGGCGGCATCGCCGCCAAGCAGTCGATCGTGAGCGCGCTGATGCAGGGGCCCGAGGAGGCCTATGCCCTCGGCGAGCGCGTCGCCAAGGCGATCTGGGCGCCGATCCTGCGCTCTCACCGCGTCACCGTGGAACAGTTGGCGATGCTCGAGCCCGGGCTGTCCGAGACCGTCTGCGCCACCCTGCTGGCGGTGATGCGCGAGGCGATGGACGAAACCGTGCGCCGCGGCGTGCCGGAAACCTGCGCCCGCGACTTCCTGCTCGGCCACCTGAACATCCTGGCGGCGGTCACGTTCAAGGAGATCGACGGGGTATTCTCGGATGCCTGCAACAAGGCGATCCAGTTCGGCAAGCCGCGCCTGCTGCGCGACGACTGGCTCGGCTGCCTCGACGAGCACGAGATCACCGAAAGCATTCGGCGGATCACCTGA
- a CDS encoding TRAP transporter substrate-binding protein, whose protein sequence is MTRRARLRGFLACACLLGLNPVAALAQAPAVAADRARIVWRMPTEYPASTMPGEGLATFAHLAAERSGGRLAVAPSFDAAAGLRSGAMIDAVAAGTVEAADAFTGPLAAVDPVFALSSLPFLATSIEEAKALAAIARPAYARVLAAHGQRLLYVTPWAPSGIWSRRALTDTADLKGLRIRTYDATSTALFAAAGAQAVNLSQADAIPQVKAGAVDAMLSSGDGGVGRRLWEQLPHFTAVQYAMPISIAVVSIRAYEALPEALRQAVDAAAAETEARQWAAIRTRLDENFSRMRQNGVVIGDPPAPAITALLAKAGEAAVAAWEAKTGPEGARILAAYRGR, encoded by the coding sequence ATGACGAGGCGTGCCCGGCTCCGCGGATTTCTGGCCTGCGCGTGCCTGCTCGGCCTGAATCCGGTCGCGGCCCTGGCGCAGGCTCCGGCTGTCGCGGCGGACCGCGCGCGGATCGTGTGGCGGATGCCGACCGAGTATCCCGCCAGCACCATGCCGGGCGAGGGGCTCGCCACCTTCGCGCACCTCGCAGCCGAGCGCAGCGGCGGGCGGCTCGCGGTCGCGCCGAGCTTCGATGCCGCCGCGGGCTTACGCTCCGGCGCGATGATCGACGCCGTGGCGGCCGGCACGGTCGAGGCGGCGGACGCCTTCACCGGGCCGCTGGCGGCGGTCGATCCGGTCTTCGCCCTGTCCTCCCTGCCCTTCCTGGCGACCTCGATCGAGGAGGCGAAAGCCCTTGCGGCGATCGCCCGGCCGGCCTATGCCCGGGTGCTGGCCGCGCATGGCCAGCGGCTGCTCTACGTCACGCCCTGGGCGCCGTCGGGAATCTGGTCGCGCCGTGCCCTCACCGACACCGCCGACCTGAAGGGCCTCCGGATCCGCACCTACGACGCGACCTCCACGGCTCTGTTCGCCGCGGCGGGGGCGCAGGCCGTCAACCTGTCCCAGGCCGACGCGATCCCGCAGGTGAAGGCCGGCGCCGTCGACGCGATGCTCTCCTCCGGCGACGGCGGGGTCGGGCGCCGCCTGTGGGAGCAGCTGCCGCACTTCACGGCGGTGCAATACGCGATGCCGATCTCGATCGCCGTGGTGTCCATCCGGGCCTACGAGGCCCTGCCGGAAGCGTTGCGCCAAGCCGTCGACGCGGCGGCGGCCGAGACGGAGGCGCGGCAATGGGCGGCGATCCGCACCCGCCTCGACGAGAATTTTTCCCGCATGCGCCAGAACGGCGTCGTCATCGGCGACCCGCCCGCGCCGGCGATCACCGCATTGCTCGCCAAGGCCGGCGAGGCGGCCGTCGCGGCCTGGGAGGCGAAGACCGGTCCGGAGGGTGCGCGGATCCTGGCTGCCTATCGCGGGCGCTGA